The proteins below come from a single Streptomyces spongiicola genomic window:
- a CDS encoding SDR family oxidoreductase, with the protein MNAERRSAVVTGAGSGIGRSVALAFAGAGWSLALAGRRAEALEETASLTAGADVLCVPTDITSPDAVTDLFTAARERFGRVDLLFNNAGTFGPGGVHLEDLSHEAWRHVVDVNLTGSFLCAQAAFRVMKDQDPQGGRIINNGSVSAHAPRPHSVAYTATKHAVTGLTKSLSLDGRPYRIACGQIDIGNAATRMTTRMETGVLQADGRTAPEPVMDADDVARTVLHMSQLPLEANVQFATVMATAMPYIGRG; encoded by the coding sequence ATGAACGCTGAACGGAGAAGTGCGGTGGTCACGGGCGCCGGATCGGGCATCGGGCGCAGCGTCGCGCTGGCATTCGCGGGCGCGGGCTGGTCGCTGGCCCTGGCGGGCCGGCGGGCGGAGGCACTGGAGGAGACGGCTTCGCTGACCGCCGGGGCGGACGTCCTCTGCGTCCCGACGGACATCACGTCACCGGACGCCGTCACCGACCTCTTCACCGCGGCACGGGAACGGTTCGGGCGGGTGGACCTGCTGTTCAACAACGCGGGCACGTTCGGGCCCGGCGGAGTGCACCTGGAGGACCTCTCCCACGAGGCGTGGCGCCATGTCGTGGACGTCAATCTGACGGGGTCGTTCCTTTGCGCCCAGGCCGCGTTCCGGGTGATGAAGGACCAGGACCCGCAGGGCGGCCGCATCATCAACAACGGCTCCGTCTCCGCGCACGCGCCGCGTCCGCACTCGGTGGCGTACACGGCGACGAAGCACGCCGTCACCGGTCTCACCAAGTCGCTGTCCCTGGACGGCCGCCCCTACCGCATCGCCTGCGGCCAGATCGACATCGGCAACGCGGCCACGCGGATGACGACCCGCATGGAGACGGGCGTCCTCCAGGCCGACGGCCGCACCGCCCCCGAGCCGGTGATGGACGCGGACGACGTGGCCCGGACGGTGCTCCACATGTCACAGCTGCCCCTGGAGGCGAACGTGCAGTTCGCGACGGTGATGGCCACGGCGATGCCGTACATCGGCCGGGGCTGA
- a CDS encoding glycoside hydrolase family 15 protein, with protein sequence MAADSPTHQAAGGASAPGGAGTPRYLPISEHGLIGDLRSAALVGTNGTIDWYCCGRFDAPSVFASILDTEKGGRFELAPDVPARTKQFYFPDTNVLITRFFAEDGVGEIQDFMPITDDSREADRHRLIRRVVCVRGSLPFRALVAPRFDYGAEPHTIRWEGGYPVFESTAASLSLTSSVPVETDGRDVWSLFKLHEGETAVFALDRLGGGVVPQACPTATAEELFAATVDYWRRWLSRSRYRGRWREMVHRSALTLKLLTYAPTGAIVAAPTTSLPEQIGGERNWDYRYVWVRDAAFCVYALLRLGFTGEAQAFMRFLTEYVCVSDGDGGPLQIMYGIDGRRELAERELSHLEGYLGSSPVRVGNDAVDQLQLDIYGALIDSVYLYDKWGEPISSDQWDRVCGIVEWVCAHWDQPDEGIWETRGGRKNFLYSRLMCWVAIERAMRIARRRGLPADMVRWGGVRDGIYRRIMDRGWSAERHAFVQHEDDSVLDAAVLMMPLAKFISPTDPKWLATLDALGEELVSDSLVYRYDPQASPDGVRGAEGTFSICSFWYVEALVRAGRPDEARLAFEKMLTYANHLGLYAEEIGRTGEQNGNFPQAFTHLSLISAAFNLDRALG encoded by the coding sequence GTGGCTGCTGATTCTCCGACGCACCAAGCCGCCGGTGGAGCGAGCGCTCCCGGAGGCGCCGGCACCCCCCGGTACCTGCCGATCTCCGAACACGGGCTGATCGGCGACCTGCGCAGCGCCGCCCTCGTCGGGACGAACGGAACCATCGACTGGTACTGCTGCGGCCGATTCGACGCGCCCAGCGTCTTCGCGTCGATCCTCGACACCGAGAAGGGCGGCCGCTTCGAGCTGGCGCCGGACGTCCCGGCCCGGACGAAGCAGTTCTACTTCCCCGACACCAATGTGCTGATCACACGCTTCTTCGCGGAGGACGGCGTCGGCGAGATCCAGGACTTCATGCCGATCACCGACGACTCGCGCGAGGCCGACCGGCACCGGCTGATCCGCCGCGTGGTCTGCGTCCGCGGCTCGCTGCCCTTCCGGGCCCTGGTCGCGCCGCGCTTCGACTACGGGGCCGAGCCGCACACCATCCGGTGGGAGGGCGGGTACCCGGTCTTCGAGTCGACCGCGGCGAGTCTCTCGCTCACCTCCAGCGTGCCGGTCGAGACCGACGGCCGCGACGTGTGGTCGCTGTTCAAGCTGCACGAGGGGGAGACCGCCGTCTTCGCGCTCGACCGGCTCGGCGGCGGCGTGGTTCCGCAGGCGTGTCCCACCGCCACGGCCGAGGAGTTGTTCGCGGCGACGGTGGACTACTGGCGGCGCTGGCTGTCCAGGTCGCGCTACCGCGGGCGCTGGCGCGAGATGGTGCACCGCTCCGCACTGACCCTGAAACTGCTCACCTACGCCCCCACCGGCGCGATCGTGGCCGCGCCCACCACCAGCCTGCCCGAGCAGATCGGCGGCGAGCGCAACTGGGACTACCGCTACGTCTGGGTGCGCGACGCGGCCTTCTGCGTCTACGCCCTGCTCCGGCTCGGCTTCACCGGCGAGGCGCAGGCGTTCATGCGGTTCCTCACCGAGTACGTCTGCGTCTCGGACGGCGACGGGGGCCCCCTTCAGATCATGTACGGCATCGACGGCCGACGTGAACTGGCCGAGCGCGAACTGAGCCACCTCGAGGGATACCTGGGCTCCAGCCCCGTCCGGGTCGGAAACGACGCGGTGGACCAGCTCCAGCTGGACATCTACGGCGCGCTCATCGACTCGGTCTACCTCTACGACAAGTGGGGCGAACCGATCTCCAGCGACCAATGGGACCGCGTCTGCGGCATCGTCGAGTGGGTCTGCGCGCACTGGGACCAGCCCGACGAGGGCATCTGGGAGACGCGCGGCGGACGCAAGAACTTCCTGTACTCCCGGCTGATGTGCTGGGTGGCGATCGAACGCGCCATGCGTATCGCCCGGCGCCGCGGACTGCCCGCCGACATGGTGCGCTGGGGCGGCGTGCGCGACGGCATCTACCGGCGGATCATGGATCGCGGCTGGTCGGCGGAGCGCCACGCCTTCGTGCAGCACGAGGACGACAGCGTCCTCGACGCCGCCGTGCTGATGATGCCGCTGGCGAAGTTCATCTCCCCGACCGACCCGAAGTGGCTCGCGACCCTGGACGCCCTCGGCGAGGAACTGGTCTCGGACTCCCTGGTCTACCGCTACGACCCGCAGGCCAGCCCGGACGGCGTACGCGGCGCCGAGGGCACGTTCTCCATCTGCTCCTTCTGGTACGTCGAGGCCCTGGTCCGCGCCGGACGCCCGGACGAGGCGCGGCTGGCGTTCGAGAAGATGCTCACCTACGCCAACCACCTCGGCCTGTACGCGGAGGAGATCGGCCGCACGGGCGAGCAGAACGGCAACTTCCCGCAGGCGTTCACCCATCTCTCGCTGATCAGCGCGGCGTTCAACCTCGACCGGGCGCTGGGCTGA
- a CDS encoding DEAD/DEAH box helicase — protein sequence MAAAGLPAGKGPGDGQADVLDRLDPVVLHHIVNTLGWPDLRPLQRAAITPLMEGRDAVLLAPTAGGKTEAACFPLLSAMTERKWTGTSVLYLCPLKALLNNLAGRVDTYARWLGRRAALWHGDTRESTRQRIRAEAPDILLTTPESLEAMLIGVRTDHARLLGSVRAVVVDEVHAFAGDDRGWHLLAVLERLERVTGRPVQRVGLSATVGNPAELLHWLQGASAGSRAGQVVAPGVRLPATDGSGHGGTASPGPAGGPPVDVELDYVGSLDNAARLVAALHRGEKRLVFCDSRRRVEELGAALRAREVTVFLSHASLSVDERTRSEQAFADARDCVIVSTSTLELGIDVGDLDRVIQIDSPASVASFLQRVGRTGRRPGTVRNCLILATRKETLLQAAGLLLLWSRGWVEPVVPPPEPRHLVAQQLLAVTLQQHKLGDRLWDRQWNGLAPFDTTAAPILRFLTEEGFLDSDGGLLFVGPEAERRFGKRHFIALTASFTAPPQFTVLSGRTEIGRTDPSVLTEERPGPRRLLLGGRSWQVTYIDWLRKRVFVEPADGGGIAKWMSGGVAGLSYTLTRAMREVLLGADPPVSLTRRAQACLAGQRDLDAPGTVHPDGTLITRVGSDVRWWTWAGYRANATLAATLRPVADPLQRPADGWLRLREDLTPAEWRAARGNVGGNLVLPDVDRRAVRGLKFSAALPERLAVATVAARLADFDGARSVLGERVRFQYDG from the coding sequence ATGGCGGCGGCGGGACTCCCGGCCGGGAAGGGGCCGGGTGACGGGCAGGCCGACGTACTGGACCGGCTCGACCCCGTCGTCCTGCACCACATCGTCAACACCCTCGGATGGCCCGATCTGCGTCCGCTGCAACGGGCCGCGATCACGCCGCTCATGGAGGGGCGGGACGCGGTACTCCTGGCCCCGACGGCGGGCGGCAAGACGGAGGCGGCCTGCTTCCCCCTGCTGTCGGCCATGACCGAGCGTAAGTGGACCGGCACTTCCGTGCTGTACCTGTGCCCGCTCAAGGCACTCCTCAACAACCTGGCCGGTCGCGTCGACACCTACGCCCGGTGGCTGGGGCGGCGAGCGGCGCTCTGGCACGGCGACACCAGGGAGTCGACCCGGCAGCGCATCCGGGCCGAGGCGCCGGACATCCTGCTGACCACGCCCGAGTCGCTCGAAGCGATGCTCATCGGCGTCAGGACCGACCACGCCCGCCTGCTGGGAAGCGTCCGGGCCGTCGTCGTCGACGAAGTGCACGCGTTCGCCGGGGACGACCGGGGGTGGCATCTGCTCGCCGTGCTCGAACGGCTGGAACGGGTCACCGGGCGGCCCGTCCAGCGCGTCGGACTCTCGGCCACCGTCGGCAACCCGGCCGAGTTGCTGCACTGGCTGCAAGGCGCCTCCGCGGGCAGCCGCGCCGGGCAGGTGGTCGCCCCCGGCGTGCGGCTGCCGGCCACCGACGGCAGCGGACACGGTGGCACGGCGAGTCCCGGGCCGGCCGGAGGACCCCCGGTCGATGTGGAACTCGACTACGTCGGCTCCCTCGACAACGCGGCCAGACTCGTCGCGGCACTGCACCGGGGAGAGAAACGGCTCGTCTTCTGCGACTCGCGCCGCCGGGTCGAGGAGCTGGGCGCTGCGCTCCGCGCGCGCGAGGTGACCGTCTTCCTGTCCCACGCCTCACTCTCCGTCGATGAACGCACCCGTTCCGAGCAGGCGTTCGCCGACGCCCGCGACTGCGTCATCGTCTCCACGTCCACCCTCGAACTCGGCATCGACGTCGGTGACCTGGACCGCGTGATCCAGATCGACTCGCCGGCCTCCGTCGCCTCGTTCCTGCAGCGCGTCGGCCGCACCGGACGGCGGCCCGGCACCGTGCGGAACTGCCTTATCCTCGCCACCCGCAAGGAGACACTGCTTCAGGCGGCGGGACTGCTGCTGCTGTGGTCGCGGGGCTGGGTGGAACCCGTCGTCCCCCCGCCCGAGCCGCGCCACCTGGTGGCCCAGCAACTGCTCGCCGTCACCCTGCAACAGCACAAGCTCGGCGACCGGTTGTGGGACCGGCAGTGGAACGGCCTCGCCCCCTTCGACACGACAGCCGCCCCCATCCTGCGCTTCCTCACCGAGGAGGGCTTCCTCGACAGCGACGGCGGGCTGCTGTTCGTCGGCCCCGAGGCGGAACGCCGCTTCGGCAAACGGCACTTCATCGCACTCACCGCCTCCTTCACCGCACCTCCGCAGTTCACCGTCCTGTCCGGACGCACGGAGATCGGCCGCACCGACCCGAGCGTGCTCACGGAGGAACGCCCCGGTCCCAGGCGACTTCTGCTCGGCGGACGCAGCTGGCAGGTCACCTACATCGACTGGCTGCGCAAACGCGTCTTCGTCGAACCGGCCGACGGCGGCGGCATCGCCAAGTGGATGAGCGGCGGCGTGGCGGGGCTCTCGTACACCCTGACGCGCGCCATGCGGGAGGTGCTGCTGGGCGCCGACCCGCCGGTCTCCCTCACCCGGCGTGCGCAGGCCTGCCTGGCCGGACAGCGCGACCTCGACGCACCCGGCACCGTCCACCCGGACGGCACGTTGATCACGCGCGTGGGCTCCGACGTCCGCTGGTGGACCTGGGCCGGCTACCGCGCCAACGCCACCCTGGCGGCCACCCTCCGGCCGGTCGCCGACCCCCTGCAGCGGCCCGCCGACGGCTGGCTGCGCCTGCGCGAGGACCTCACCCCGGCCGAATGGCGGGCGGCCCGTGGGAACGTCGGCGGGAACCTCGTCCTGCCCGACGTGGACCGCCGGGCGGTACGCGGCCTGAAGTTCTCCGCCGCCCTCCCCGAACGCCTCGCCGTGGCCACGGTGGCGGCCCGCCTGGCCGACTTCGACGGCGCCCGCTCGGTGCTCGGCGAGCGGGTGCGCTTTCAGTACGACGGCTGA
- the brxD gene encoding BREX system ATP-binding protein BrxD, whose protein sequence is MSTTGSQRPARVSAARRRTVIDALRRGAVPDSGLDLLATGLDRFEAALDAELSAVASGGSVFKAVRGEYGSGKTFFTRWLGERARRRNFAVAEIQVSENETPLHRLETVYRRLTERLTTSSFPPSALRPVVDAWFYALEEDALAAGATEEELADEVEKLLLARLAEVSRHAPSFATALRGYRTALAGGDEATAAAVLAWLGGQPHVAASARRSAGVRGDLDHFGALGFLQGLLTVLRDSGHTGLFVVLDEVETLQRVRSDARDKALNALRQLIDEVHSGRFPGLYLVITGTPAFYDGQQGVQRLAPLAQRLATDFTTDPRFDNPRAVQIRLPGFDQRSLVGLGLTIRDLYADAADMPERTRKVVDDAYVADLAAAVGGALGGKAGVAPRLFLKKLVGDVLDRVDQFDDFDPRRHYRLTVAGSELTDVERNLAAAVPARSSSADDIDLEL, encoded by the coding sequence GTGAGCACCACCGGATCCCAGCGCCCCGCACGGGTGAGCGCCGCCCGCCGCCGAACCGTCATCGACGCGCTGCGGCGCGGTGCCGTACCCGACAGCGGACTCGACCTGCTGGCCACCGGACTCGACCGGTTCGAGGCGGCCCTGGACGCCGAACTGAGCGCCGTGGCGTCCGGCGGCTCCGTGTTCAAGGCCGTGCGGGGCGAGTACGGGTCCGGCAAGACGTTCTTCACCCGCTGGCTGGGGGAGCGGGCCAGGCGCCGCAACTTCGCCGTCGCCGAGATCCAGGTCTCGGAGAACGAGACCCCGCTGCACCGGCTCGAGACGGTCTACCGGCGGCTCACCGAACGGCTCACCACCTCCAGTTTCCCGCCGAGCGCACTGCGGCCCGTCGTCGACGCCTGGTTCTACGCCCTGGAGGAGGACGCCCTCGCGGCCGGCGCCACCGAGGAGGAGCTTGCCGACGAGGTGGAGAAGCTGCTCCTCGCACGGCTCGCCGAAGTCTCCCGGCACGCCCCGTCGTTCGCCACCGCCCTGCGCGGCTACCGGACCGCCCTCGCCGGCGGCGACGAGGCGACCGCCGCGGCGGTCCTGGCCTGGCTCGGCGGCCAGCCGCACGTCGCCGCCTCCGCCCGCCGGTCCGCCGGGGTGCGCGGAGACCTCGACCACTTCGGCGCGCTCGGGTTCCTGCAAGGGCTCCTCACCGTCCTGCGCGACTCCGGGCACACCGGGCTGTTCGTCGTCCTCGACGAGGTCGAGACGCTGCAGCGGGTCCGCTCGGACGCCCGCGACAAGGCCCTCAACGCGCTGCGGCAGCTCATCGACGAGGTGCACTCGGGCCGCTTCCCCGGCCTCTACCTGGTCATCACGGGCACTCCGGCCTTCTACGACGGTCAGCAGGGGGTGCAGCGGCTGGCGCCGCTCGCCCAGCGGCTGGCCACCGACTTCACCACCGACCCGCGCTTCGACAACCCTCGCGCCGTGCAGATCAGGCTTCCCGGCTTCGACCAGCGGTCCCTCGTCGGACTCGGCCTCACCATCCGCGACCTGTACGCCGACGCCGCGGACATGCCCGAGCGCACACGGAAGGTCGTCGACGACGCCTATGTGGCCGACCTCGCGGCAGCCGTCGGAGGGGCGCTGGGCGGGAAGGCCGGAGTGGCTCCCCGGCTGTTCCTGAAGAAGCTCGTCGGGGACGTGCTCGACCGCGTGGACCAGTTCGACGACTTCGACCCCCGCCGGCACTACCGGCTCACCGTCGCCGGCAGCGAACTCACCGACGTCGAGAGGAACCTGGCCGCCGCGGTCCCCGCGCGTTCCTCGTCGGCCGATGACATCGACCTGGAGCTGTGA
- the pglZ gene encoding BREX-2 system phosphatase PglZ — translation MTGAAAAPGAAGAAPDTAAAAPGAVRLNTATVTQYLSSQTSLAPALTADGAGRRRVVLLRSAPQWDGPAEPAWGEGRTAAVAPAPSPLAVHELVLDHLSGRRPGPAVLVVLTDREQNELDPAITARVHKQRIGTVDGWDVVREAFGARQIDPRLKDADWAAEALLDATPPGGWPPVPGGWLSRQYALTALAQRRLRLGRHDTESGPRRGGEDRLDAQTLLHWSTRPGAPERLPGLRGPERAGLTGFLGEEDQAGPAGRALLALVDAERGADAAAYGLVCAALWQHAEPAPETYQARGRAERYLGDQPPAAGEQLDALLRGFGRSAEEYLSTLLAAGHRGGGTDADQARAARRTGGIVLDRAAVLARRFGAEAAAAASPVLRAGLEARFTAVGRALAAADTAAAAEALRRLADHRLAAGPDESARVERARMGQRLAHWLATDPSTDAPSVGHAVQRHVTETGWADLALEHIEAGGDPDPVLKVAYDTLGTRVRDRRRRIDASFARTLAGWTQDGTHPGRMLTVETFLDRVVGPVVRHGDGRRVLLLVLDGMSAAIANELGEELRRSWAEFDPLAQDTPRRRAMAAALPTVTAVSRTSLFAGTLSKGTQADEKRLFPALKLWGGAPAAVFHKDDLRTETAGGTFGPALTEALCDGRTHVAVVLNAIDDRLAGEQKLGDGTWRVDDVPGLRETLRVAAAQGMAVIVTSDHGHVVDRHGTKADAATEPASARHRLPGGRLGEREIALTGPRVVWPEPGASIVALWDADSRYTALKAGYHGGASLAEFTVPVLAFLPFGAEPPAGWRELGDQRPPWWTPEEAGKPVPDERSAQSAGVVPNNPRNPRNPRNPQSPQSPQSPQNPKNPKKGTARPRKKQPDPESLHDALFDVALTAGGDDALLTPTVVSRTEVLVTALLDSETYRVQLDGLARKPQREQVHRALAALLDAGGTLPVTALAQRAGMPTTRGDGFAAVLRQLLDFDGVQVLETLPDGRTLRLHEALLREQFALGAG, via the coding sequence ATGACGGGCGCCGCCGCAGCACCGGGCGCCGCCGGGGCCGCCCCGGACACCGCCGCGGCGGCCCCGGGCGCCGTCCGGCTGAACACCGCCACCGTCACCCAGTACCTGTCCTCGCAGACCTCCCTCGCCCCCGCCCTGACCGCGGACGGCGCGGGCAGGCGCCGGGTCGTGCTGCTGCGGTCCGCCCCGCAGTGGGACGGGCCCGCCGAACCGGCCTGGGGCGAGGGCCGGACGGCCGCGGTCGCGCCGGCGCCCTCACCGCTGGCCGTCCACGAACTCGTCCTCGACCATCTCTCGGGCCGCCGCCCCGGCCCCGCCGTCCTCGTGGTCCTCACCGACCGCGAGCAGAACGAACTCGACCCGGCGATCACCGCCCGCGTCCACAAGCAGCGCATCGGCACGGTCGACGGCTGGGACGTCGTGCGGGAGGCGTTCGGCGCCCGGCAGATCGACCCGCGCCTGAAGGACGCCGACTGGGCCGCCGAAGCCCTGCTCGACGCCACGCCCCCCGGCGGCTGGCCCCCGGTGCCCGGCGGCTGGCTGTCCCGGCAGTACGCCCTCACCGCGCTCGCCCAGCGCCGGCTGCGCCTCGGCCGCCACGACACCGAGAGCGGCCCGCGACGCGGTGGTGAGGACCGGCTCGACGCCCAGACCCTGCTGCACTGGTCGACCCGGCCCGGAGCCCCCGAGCGGCTGCCCGGCCTGCGCGGTCCCGAGCGCGCCGGGCTGACCGGCTTCCTCGGCGAGGAGGACCAGGCCGGTCCCGCCGGACGCGCCCTGCTCGCTCTCGTCGACGCCGAGCGAGGCGCGGACGCCGCCGCCTACGGCCTCGTGTGCGCGGCCCTGTGGCAGCACGCCGAACCCGCCCCCGAGACGTATCAGGCCCGGGGGCGTGCCGAACGCTACCTGGGCGACCAGCCCCCTGCCGCCGGCGAACAACTCGACGCCCTGCTGCGGGGTTTCGGGCGGTCCGCCGAGGAGTACCTGAGCACGCTGCTGGCGGCCGGGCACCGGGGCGGCGGCACCGACGCCGACCAGGCCCGCGCGGCCCGCCGCACCGGCGGCATCGTGCTCGACCGGGCCGCCGTGCTGGCCCGCCGGTTCGGCGCGGAGGCGGCCGCCGCCGCGAGCCCCGTGCTGCGCGCAGGACTGGAAGCCCGGTTCACCGCCGTCGGCCGGGCCCTCGCGGCGGCCGACACGGCCGCGGCCGCCGAGGCCCTGCGACGGCTCGCGGACCACCGGCTCGCCGCCGGCCCGGACGAGTCCGCCCGTGTGGAACGCGCCCGCATGGGGCAGCGCCTCGCCCACTGGCTGGCCACCGACCCGTCCACCGACGCACCCAGCGTCGGCCACGCCGTACAGCGGCACGTCACCGAGACCGGCTGGGCCGACCTCGCCCTGGAGCACATCGAGGCCGGCGGCGACCCGGACCCCGTGCTCAAGGTCGCGTACGACACCCTGGGCACCCGCGTCAGGGACCGGCGGCGGCGGATCGACGCGTCCTTCGCGCGCACACTGGCCGGCTGGACACAGGACGGCACCCACCCGGGCCGCATGCTCACCGTCGAGACCTTCCTCGACCGGGTGGTCGGGCCCGTGGTGCGGCACGGGGACGGGCGGCGGGTGCTGCTGCTCGTGCTCGACGGCATGAGCGCGGCCATCGCCAACGAACTAGGCGAGGAACTGCGCCGCTCCTGGGCGGAGTTCGACCCGCTGGCGCAGGACACACCCCGTCGGCGGGCGATGGCCGCCGCCCTCCCCACCGTGACGGCCGTGTCCCGGACCTCGCTCTTCGCCGGCACCCTGAGCAAGGGCACCCAGGCCGACGAGAAGCGGCTCTTCCCCGCGCTGAAGCTGTGGGGCGGGGCCCCGGCCGCCGTCTTCCACAAGGACGACCTGCGCACCGAGACCGCGGGCGGCACCTTCGGCCCGGCCCTCACCGAAGCGCTCTGCGACGGCAGGACGCACGTCGCCGTCGTCCTCAACGCCATCGACGACCGCCTCGCCGGGGAACAGAAGCTCGGCGACGGCACCTGGCGGGTCGATGACGTACCCGGCCTACGCGAAACGCTCCGGGTGGCGGCGGCCCAGGGCATGGCGGTCATCGTCACCAGCGACCACGGCCATGTCGTCGACCGGCACGGCACGAAGGCCGACGCGGCCACCGAACCCGCGTCCGCGCGGCACCGCCTGCCCGGCGGCCGGCTCGGCGAACGGGAGATCGCCCTCACCGGCCCTCGCGTGGTCTGGCCGGAGCCCGGCGCGTCCATCGTCGCGCTCTGGGACGCGGACTCCCGCTACACCGCCCTCAAGGCCGGCTACCACGGCGGTGCCTCCCTCGCCGAGTTCACCGTCCCGGTGCTCGCCTTTCTGCCGTTCGGGGCGGAACCACCGGCGGGGTGGCGGGAGCTGGGGGATCAGCGGCCGCCCTGGTGGACTCCGGAGGAGGCGGGGAAGCCGGTGCCGGACGAGCGCTCGGCTCAGTCGGCCGGCGTGGTTCCGAACAATCCGAGGAATCCGAGGAATCCGAGGAATCCGCAGAGTCCGCAGAGTCCGCAGAGTCCGCAGAATCCGAAGAATCCGAAGAAGGGGACGGCGAGACCCCGCAAGAAGCAGCCCGACCCCGAATCGCTGCACGACGCGCTGTTCGACGTGGCGCTGACGGCCGGGGGAGACGACGCCCTCCTCACCCCGACCGTCGTCTCCCGGACCGAGGTGCTCGTCACGGCGCTGCTCGACTCGGAGACGTACCGGGTGCAACTCGACGGTCTGGCGCGCAAGCCGCAGCGGGAGCAGGTCCACAGGGCACTCGCCGCCCTGCTCGACGCGGGCGGCACCCTGCCCGTGACCGCGCTCGCCCAGCGAGCGGGCATGCCCACCACCCGGGGCGACGGCTTCGCCGCGGTCCTCAGACAGCTCCTCGACTTCGACGGCGTTCAGGTGCTGGAGACCCTCCCGGACGGGCGCACGCTACGGCTCCACGAGGCGCTGCTGCGCGAGCAGTTCGCCCTCGGGGCGGGCTGA